The Pecten maximus chromosome 6, xPecMax1.1, whole genome shotgun sequence DNA window TGTCTTATTGTccagtaaatctatataaaacaaactatgaTAGCAAGGGAAAGCAAACAAATATGTCATACAACAAATTGAATCTAATTAGTCAATCATATATAGTTCATTATCTTACATCAAGGAAAAGCAATAATATAAACTGGTGATGGCGTCACTTTTTTGTTATTAAGATATAGAATACCACATAAGTATGGAAATCATCACATTTTACTGTGTCCTGCACTCACAATTTCTTGCATATTTTGTAATATGTAATTAACCattgataatatcttaaatacatttttttcttattttgtgttATCAAGTTCATGTGGAATTTAATTTGCATAATAAGGATtttggaattataaaacataaataagtgAAAGCGTTACGTTATAGCATAAATATAACAAGATTCTAAAAAGTTGAATGATAAGCAacctttgtgttgattattgaatcattttacagtttattcaagtgtcttcaatattttgatttatgtcTTACATAAAAGATTAATATCCAGCTCAGACGGCAATTGGGCCGTGATTCATGAATGATTACAAAACTTATTTGAAgtacttctcggtcaaataaacccctactattttacatacaatacagttGTGCAACATGAAGAACATTTTGGTCCAATCTCTGAAAATGATGCCAATTTCAGGCCCAGTTTCCTCCGTTTCAGTTAATACACAAGTCCGTTTCGTCACCTAATACAAGGGGGCGCAAGTCCTGCACCCTCCAAGTCCATTATCCTTCTCCAGGTTGATACCGCTACCATATCAATCAAAttaagtaactctgatagatctaTAACGTGTACCAGACAGAATGGAACAACATACGCTCGTACTTTGCTTGTCATTAAGATTATTGGAaatgatgaatatttacaaattattcttCAATTGTTGGATAAATATTAAGTAAACTTTATACGCATCACAAAAAGAAATTGTAGCTGAAAGGTTCTTGCTTTTTCCAACCGagtcaaaatataacaaacaaagggccataactcgtAAAATATAGTCAAATGAAATAAACGCAACTTCATGAAATGGTAATTAAGCATAcccagtttgaaaaaaaaaaggttattgATGGTGGGAAGAGACCTCCGAACAAACCACATAATGCCTGAATTAAATAAGTTCCACAAAGGGCTTATCCTCTGTCCATATCTCTAGTTAATGTTGTCAAATCAAACTGCAgttcaggaaaacacaattttatgtcATGGTTATGAAACATACCAAATCTGAAAACTTTGaagagattaccagacaaacCACATTGATACATGATGCCCAGGCCAATTTAACTAAGTTCTACAGTGGGCCTTGTACACAACTTATGTCATGGTATATGTATACTAAGTTTGAAAGAAATTGATTATTTAGTGTAGGAGATCTCCACACAAACCCAATGTATTTGCTATACAATGACCATATTTGGCAAATATGCAATACTGTTACTCAAAAACGTGAATGACGACAACAAAGCCCATCTAATTTGGCTTTGGGAATTcgaagggatagtgtaactccaaaACGTTACATATGCCGAATATCTGTGACATCCATTGATAAACAGTGCTAGTCATATGACATTGACGTTTATTGATCAACTATACTAGCCATGTGCCATTCATGTATTGATAAACAGCTAACACCAAAACTACTAACATTTGAAAACCAACGTAACCGAAACTAGGGTGACAACATTAGCTTTCCATCTTCTTTGAAGAAATTAactaatgaaattaaaaattgattCTAGCTCTCCATCTTCTTTGAAAAAAACGAgctaataaaatttaaaaaatgattcaaagCAGTGACTTAAACTGTAATGCATTTTCAACACatctttcaaattttcaatgacatgttccagatcacaaaatattacatagtCAGTATACATATCCACTCACAGTATAATCCATACTTAGAATTatccaatatcaataatactATTAGCGAatctaaatataatatcaaagcaTTGTAGCCAAATGATCTCAATAGAATAGAAACTAGATAAGAGCAAAAATAGAACCTTATTTTGGGCACTTATACTAAatttgggcctgtagcatgctgggatgaagggctacaaagtttgttcaaataaataaccttgaccttcattcaaggtcacagaggtgaaataggctataatcttcacacgacttcttctcaataagcaagaggcacagggacctgatattgggcctgttgcatgcttgggtgaagggctaccaagtttgttcaaagaaatagccttgactttcattcaaggtcacatgggtcaaaaaggctataatcttccaacgacttcttctcaataaccaagatgcccagggacttgatattaggcctgtagcatgccggggtgaagggctacaaagtttgttcaaataaatgaccttgaccttcattcatggtcaaatgggtcaaaaaggctataatcttcaaacgacttcttctcaataagcaagaggcccacggacctgatattggacctgtagcatgcttgggggaagggctaccaagtttgttcaaagaaaacattttgaatCCATGAAATAGtgcaattattttcattatcatagtCACGAAAATAGTATTAGGGTGAAGTAGAGTACTCGacttttcaaattacattactACATTTTACAACACCCAGAATAAGCTCCGCCTACCTCTCTCAtgactgcaaaaaaaaaatgtgcaccCCTGTGTCTTCAGTATttacagtactttgattaatGTAAGAAAACagtaataatattatatagatcCTAGTTAATTAGCGGTACAATTTACCCTATATAATGACGTTGGCAATATTGTTAGCGTATGAGGAAACTAGTTAAGGACAGCCTGTTAGTCTCTTACCTAAGACATGGAGAGATagcatattttatatacacaatatgTTACACTGAAATAAGgatatgaattaaaatgaagaaaaaaaaaaccaaaacaacaacaacatcagcACGAGTCATCCTTCTTCAAACAGGAGTTGTATGAATTGGAAGACATCCTCATTCCCAGTGTCTGGTTCTCTTCGTTGCTTAGGGCTGTAAAAGGCGAAAATAAAGTCATTAGTTTACAAttcacatttttattatttaaatgaagATTATCCAAAAAGTTTaagaaaaagatatatttttgttgaatatACTTACTGGTGATTGGCTCACGTAGATGATGTCATAGAGGTGAAATGTATTTAAGAAATCTGTAGTATAGACAACCCGGATCACTCGTATCCCATCGATTTCCTCTATATGATAGTACAGGGTGTGTGGGTAAATTCGCTCTGAATCAATTGTCCGTTCTGTCGATTCTTGCCCTGTCGTATCCGGATATTCTTCTCTATGAGAAGACCGTACTCGTCTTCTATCAGACAACCTATCTCTCAAGGGTGGTAACCCTTCTATAAATGGTTGTACTTCAGCAGCTGAAGGTTGTAGCTGCCTTCTCATATTAGATTGTTGTTCTCTACAATGACGCGTTTCATCTGTTAAATAAGCTGGTTGTCTTCTAGAGGTATGACCACTAGACTGTGTCTCGTGCCAACGAGTCGGTTCCTCTCTCAAGCGAGATGGCTGCCTCCGTACAGATGACTGTCTTCTGACTACAGACATGTCAGATGTCACAGAAATTGCCCCATAGCGATGAGAGTTTGCGATGAAGTCAGGGTCAAAGTCAACTCGTATCACTTGCCTCCCATTTATAACTTCGACGCGATAGTGCATTATGTGTGAGTATATTCCCAGAGAACTAATTTCCCTTTCTGTTAGATCGTGCCCTCTCCTGTCAGAAGGTTGTTCTGTAAAAGAAAATTGAGGTTGTCTAACAACAGACAACCTTTCTCTCAAGGAAGAGTTTTGTTGACCTGTGGAAGAAGGTTGTAGCTGTCCTCTCATATTAGTTTGCTGTCCATTCCAAGAACGCATGCCATCTCTCAAATGTAATTGCTGCATCCGTACAGATGACTGTCTTCTGACTACAGACATGTCAGATGTCACAGAAATTGCCCCATAGTGATGAGAGTTTGCGATGAAGTCAGGGTCAAAGTCAACTCGGATCACTTGCCTCCGATTTATGACTTCGATGTGGTAGGGCATGGTGTGTGGATATATTCCCTGTGGAATGACAATGTCAGGAGCTTGTGCAACACGCTGCCGTCCTACTAATGGTGATATTTGTCTCTCTTCGAATGGTTGTCTCCTCTCAGGAGGTTGCCCTCTCCTGACAGACATTTGTCTAATCGTTGAAGGCGGTTGTACTCCTGTAGCAGGGTGGTGGCCATCGAGGACAGAAGATGACTGGCTTGGATAAGAAGAGTTACTCCCAACCTGTCCTTGCCCACAGCGAAGTCTTACAAATGGAAAGGGCACggcatatacatacatgtacctatggTTCCATGCATAAGAAGATGATGTGATGTTCATGGGGAATAAGATGTTCTTTTGTTCCATCATAGGAGTAGACAATTTGCCAGACGATATATTCGTCATGAATTGACTTTTAAATGGTTGTGAAAATAACAGAAAAACTGAGACTTTCATCAAGATATTGTTAATCAATTCTGCATTGAAACGTCTCTTTCTATGTCTTTCCGAAGTAGCATCAGTCTCTACAACAGGCTTCACTATGTACACGTCGCCCGGACAGTCGCTGGCACATTCCGGGCAATCCATGTCACCTTCCGAAATATTGGTTTCACATTCCTGGCTATCCATGTCACCTTCCGAACTCTTGGAATCACATTCTGGACTATTGATATCGCCTTCCGAACTATTGATATCACATTCTGGACTATTGATATCGCCTTCCGAACTATTGGTATCACATTCTGGACTATTGATATCGCCTTCCGAACTATTGATATCACCTTCCGAACTATTGATATCGCCTTCCGAACTATTGATATCGCCTTCCAAATAATTGGTATCACATTCTGGGATATTAATGGAATCCTCCCGACCATTGGTGTCACATTCCGGATCGTTTATGTCAGAGTCGGAAATCATGGTGTCGGAGTATTGACTTAGAACTTCACACACGAACTAGTAATAGTATCGACTGTCTTATGATTGAGTGTAAGAGATATTCAACcataaaacaaatatcacaaagTTAGTGATAGAAAATACAGCAATAGTGtatcttgttatataacattaagAGATAGTATCCACATATTCACACAACATTGTTTGTTTGACAAATAACTTCCTCTTTCGTTTTAATAGTCTTAGgaaaccattttgtttaaatattttaaaacaaaatgttcatttctTGAGTAATAGTTCGCAAAACTTCTAAAAATTTTAATTACAGTCAATAataaattttattcatattttgttcgCATGAAATTCAATGTAATTGCTATGAAATAGCGGAAGGTAAAGTGACATcattaatctatatatacatgtaatatacacgACAGAGATCGGTAACTTAATTTACGTTGTATTATCCTGTCTGCGATTGGATGATCACATAATCATATACACATGCGATGTATGTTAGTTTCCAAATgtaaaaaacaagaggcccatgggccttaacgggcacctgagttttgaaacaTTTCTGTCAATTTAGCCTCTTGTTGAATCAGCCCTAGGGGGTCAGTGAGGGCCAACATTTGCATAACATCAAACTGCCTTCCAAAACTGCTAATTCAAACCAAGTTAGAGTTAATTCCaaaacaaatccaacaaatgataatcaacaatgtgatttccctatttAAGCTATAATAAAGTTTAACCCCTCGCCAGGGGCAAACGAGACCTCAGGATCAAGAAAATcgcaattttggtaaagcaccttaagaccctttcatctatgaagagtattttattctaccttatttggatCTTGAGAGGTTAGACCCTTTTTGGCCTGTCTATCAGCCCATTGGGGTCGGTCAggaccaacatgtgcataccatcaaactgtcatttcTCGAACTCGTTCGCGATCTTGTTGATATATAGCTGCATACAAAGTTCCATTGAATTTGGTTGCTATTAACTCCAGTTATCGTATTCATAAGGTCCAAAAATAATAGCATAAAAAAGGGTTACAACTCTGTAAGTTACTATCAAATAATTTCCATTTGTTTAACTAATCTGAGATCTTGTCGATATATGGCTGCATACAAAGTTCCATTAAATTTGGTTGATATCTACTCCACTTATCATGTTCACAAAATCCAATGATAGTATTATTACACAGgacaataactctgtaagttattGTCGAACAATTTCCATCTTCAAACTCGTCCGAtatcttgttgatatatatggCTGCATCCAAATTGCCATAAAACTTGGCTGATATTTACTCCAGTTATTATATTCACAAGGttcaataatgatattattacaaagggcaataactctgtaagtaaCTGTCGAAAATCTTGATGATATATAGCTGCATACAAAATGTCAATCAAACTTGGCTGATATATTTTACTCTGTTTTAATTATTATGTTCACAAGGTACATTAATATCCCATTATTTTCGCATTATGTTAGCTTcccacccaccccccccccccccccccccccccccccaccaaaaCACCACCTCGTCTGGATTCCAATTATGTTAACAACCCCCAACACCTCAGTCTGGATTCCCACTATGTTAACCCCCAACACCTCGTCTGTATTCCCACTATGTTAAACCCCCAACACCTCGTCTGGATTCCCACTATGTTAACCCCCAACACCTCGTCTGGATTCCCACTATGTTAACCCCCAACACCTCGTCTGTATTCCCACTATGTTAGCCCCCAACACCTCGCCTGTATTCCCACTATGTTAACCCCCAACACCTCGTCTGTATTCCCACTATGTTAACCCCCAACACCTCGTCTGGATTCCCATTATGTTAACCCCCAACACCTCGCCTGTATTCCCACTATGTTAACCCCCAACACCTCGCCTGTATTCCCACTATGTTAACCCCCAACACCTCGTCTGTATTCCCACTATGTTAACCCCCAACACCTCGTCTGTATTCCCACTATATATGTTAACCCCCAACACCTCGTCTGGATTCCCATTATGTTAACCCCCAACACCTCGCCTGTATTCCCACTATGTTAACCCCCAACACCTCGCCTGTATTCCCACTATGTTAACCCCCAACACCTCGTCTGTATTCCCACTATGTTTACCCCCAACACCTCGTCTGTATTCCCACTATATATGTTAACCCCCAACACCTCGCCTGTATTCCCACTATGTTAACCCCCAACACCTCGTCTGTATTCCCACTATGTTAACCCCCAACACCTCGCCTGTATTCCCACTATATTAACCCCCAACACCTCGTCTGGATTCCCACTATGTTAACCCCCAACACCTCGTCTGTATTCCCACTATGTTAACCCCCAACACCTCGTCTGTATTCCCACTATGTTAACCCCCAACACCTCGTCTGGATTCCCATTATGTTAACCCCCAACACCTCGTCTGGATTCCCACTATGTTAACCCCCAACACCTCGTCTGTATTCCCACTATGTTAACCCCCAACACCTCGCCTGTATTCCCACTATGTTAACCCCCAACACCTCGCCTGTATTCCCACTATATTAACCCCCAACACCTCGCCTGTATTCCCACTATGTTAACCCCCAACACCTCGTCTGTATTCCC harbors:
- the LOC117329034 gene encoding uncharacterized protein LOC117329034 produces the protein MISDSDINDPECDTNGREDSINIPECDTNYLEGDINSSEGDINSSEGDINSSEGDINSPECDTNSSEGDINSPECDINSSEGDINSPECDSKSSEGDMDSQECETNISEGDMDCPECASDCPGDVYIVKPVVETDATSERHRKRRFNAELINNILMKVSVFLLFSQPFKSQFMTNISSGKLSTPMMEQKNILFPMNITSSSYAWNHRYMYVYAVPFPFVRLRCGQGQVGSNSSYPSQSSSVLDGHHPATGVQPPSTIRQMSVRRGQPPERRQPFEERQISPLVGRQRVAQAPDIVIPQGIYPHTMPYHIEVINRRQVIRVDFDPDFIANSHHYGAISVTSDMSVVRRQSSVRMQQLHLRDGMRSWNGQQTNMRGQLQPSSTGQQNSSLRERLSVVRQPQFSFTEQPSDRRGHDLTEREISSLGIYSHIMHYRVEVINGRQVIRVDFDPDFIANSHRYGAISVTSDMSVVRRQSSVRRQPSRLREEPTRWHETQSSGHTSRRQPAYLTDETRHCREQQSNMRRQLQPSAAEVQPFIEGLPPLRDRLSDRRRVRSSHREEYPDTTGQESTERTIDSERIYPHTLYYHIEEIDGIRVIRVVYTTDFLNTFHLYDIIYVSQSPP